The following coding sequences are from one Bos mutus isolate GX-2022 chromosome 22, NWIPB_WYAK_1.1, whole genome shotgun sequence window:
- the KDM2A gene encoding lysine-specific demethylase 2A isoform X3 — protein sequence MEPEEERIRYSQRLRGTMRRRYEDDGISDDEIEGKRTFDLEEKLHTNKYNANFVTFMEGKDFNVEYIQRGGLRDPLIFKNSDGLGIKMPDPDFTVNDVKMCVGSRRMVDVMDVNTQKGIEMTMAQWTRYYETPEEEREKLYNVISLEFSHTRLENMVQRPSTVDFIDWVDNMWPRHLKESQTESTNAILEMQYPKVQKYCLMSVRGCYTDFHVDFGGTSVWYHIHQGGKVFWLIPPTAHNLELYENWLLSGKQGDIFLGDRVSDCQRIELKQGYTFVIPSGWIHAVYTPTDTLVFGGNFLHSFNIPMQLKIYNIEDRTRVPNKFRYPFYYEMCWYVLERYVYCITNRSHLTKEFQKESLSMDLELNGLESGNGDEEAVDREPRRLSSRRSVLTSPVANGVNLDYDGLGKTCRSLPSLKKTLSGDSSSDSSRGSQNGQVWDSQCSPRKDRQVHLTHFELEGLRCLVDKLESLPLHKKCVPTGIEDEDALIADVKVLLEELANSDPKLALTGVPIVQWPKRDKLKFPTRPKVRVPTIPITKPHTMKPAPRLTPVRPAAASPIVSGARRRRVRCRKCKACVQGECGVCHYCRDMKKFGGPGRMKQSCVLRQCLAPRLPHSVTCSLCGEVDQNEETQDFEKKLMECCICNEIVHPGCLQMDGEGLLNEELPNCWECPKCYQEDSSEKAQKRKMEESDEEAVQAKVLRPLRSCDEPLTPPPHSPTSMLQLIHDPASPRGVVTRSSPGAGPSDHHSASRDERFKRRQLLRLQATERTMVREKENNPSGKKELSEVEKAKIRGSYLTVTLQRPTKELHGTSIVPKLQAITASSANLRHSPRVLVQHCPARTPQRGDEEGLGGEEEDEEEEEEEDDSAEEGGAARLNGRGSWAQDGDESWMQREVWMSVFRYLSRRELCECMRVCKTWYKWCCDKRLWTKIDLSRCKAIVPQALSGIIKRQPVSLDLSWTNISKKQLTWLVNRLPGLKDLLLAGCSWSAVSALSTSSCPLLRTLDLRWAVGIKDPQIRDLLTPPADKPGQDNRSKLRNMTDFRLAGLDITDATLRLIIRHMPLLSRLDLSHCSHLTDQSSNLLTAVGSSTRYSLTELNMAGCNKLTDQTLIYLRRIANVTLIDLRGCKQITRKACEHFISDLSINSLYCLSDEKLIQKIS from the exons GATGCCAGATCCAGACTTCACTGTGAATGATGTCAAAATGTGTGTGG GGAGTCGTCGTATGGTGGATGTCATGGATGTGAACACACAGAAAGGCATTGAAATGACCATGGCTCAGTGGACACGCTACTATGAGACCCCAGAGGAGGAGCGAGAAAAACTCTATAATGTCATCAGCTTAGAGTTTAGCCACACCAGGCTGGAGAACATGGTGCAGAGGCCCTCCACG GTGGATTTCATTGACTGGGTAGACAATATGTGGCCAAGGCATTTGAAAGAAAGTCAGACTGAATCAACAAATGCCATCTTGGAGATGCAGTATCCTAAAGTGCAGAA GTACTGTCTGATGAGTGTTCGAGGCTGCTATACTGACTTCCATGTGGACTTCGGTGGTACCTCTGTTTGGTATCATATCCATCAAGGGGGAAAG GTCTTCTGGCTCATCCCCCCTACAGCCCACAACCTGGAGCTGTACGAGAATTGGCTGCTGTCAGGGAAACAGGGAGACATCTTTCTGGGTGACCGGGTATCAGATTGCCAACGCATTGAGCTCAAGCAGGGCTATACCTTCGTCATTCCCTCAG GCTGGATTCATGCTGTGTATACTCCTACAGACACCTTGGTGTTTGGAGGCAATTTTTTGCATAGCTTCAATATCCCCATGCAGTTAAAGATATACAACATTGAAGATCGAACACGG GTTCCTAATAAGTTCCGCTATCCATTCTACTACGAGATGTGCTGGTACGTGCTGGAGCGCTATGTGTACTGCATAACCAACCGCTCTCACCTAACTAAGGAATTTCAGAAAGAGTCTCTTAGCATGG ATTTGGAGTTAAATGGGTTGGAGTCTGGAAACGGGGACGAGGAAGCAGTAGACCGAGAGCCCCGGCGCTTGAGCAGTAGACGTTCTGTCCTCACCAGCCCTGTGGCCAATGGGGTCAACCTGGATTATGATGGACTGGGCAAAACCTGCCGAAGTCTTCCAAGTCTGAAGAAAACTTTGTCTGGGGACTCATCCTCTGACTCTAGCCGGGGTTCCCAGAATGGCCAAGTGTGGGATTCCCAGTGTAGCCCCCGAAAGGACCGACAGGTGCATCTGACCCATTTTGAGCTTGAAGGCCTTCGTTGCCTTGTAGATAAATTGGAATCTCTGCCACTGCACAAGAAATGCGTCCCTACAGGGATAGAAGACGAAGATGCTCTCATTGCTGATGTGAAG GTTTTGCTGGAGGAACTTGCCAACAGTGATCCCAAGTTAGCCCTCACTGGAGTCCCTATAGTACAGTGGCCGAAAAGGGATAAG CTTAAATTCCCAACCCGGCCAAAGGTGCGGGTTCCTACTATCCCCATCACAAAGCCTCACACTATGAAACCAGCGCCGCGGTTAACACCTGTGCGCCCAGCCGCTGCTTCTCCCATCGTGTCTGGAGCCAGACGGAGACGAGTGCGATGTCGAAAATGCAAAGCCTGCGTGCAGGGAGAGTGTGGTGTTTGTCACTACTGCAGGGACATGAAGAAGTTTGGGGGGCCTGGTCGCATGAAGCAGTCCTGTGTTCTCCGGCAGTGCTTGGCA CCCAGACTGCCTCACTCTGTCACATGTTCCCTCTGTGGAGAGGTGGATCAAAATGAGGAGACACAGGACTTTGAGAAGAAACTCATGGAATGCTGTATCTGCAATGAGATTGTTCATCCTGGCTGCCTCCAG ATGGATGGAGAGGGGTTGCTTAATGAGGAATTGCCAAATTGCTGGGAGTGTCCAAAGTGCTACCAAGAGGACAGCTCAGAAAAAGCCCAG AAGCGGAAAATGGAAGAGAGTGACGAAGAAGCCGTGCAAGCCAAAGTCCTCCGGCCCCTGCGGAGCTGCGACGAGCCCCTCACGCCCCCACCTCACTCGCCCACCTCCATGCTGCAGCTCATCCACGACCCGGCCTCCCCCCGGGGCGTGGTGACTCGGTCATCCCCTGGGGCCGGCCCCAGCGACCACCACAGTGCCAGCCGCGATGAGCGCTTCAAACGGCGGCAGTTGCTGCGGCTGCAGGCCACAGAGCGCACCATGGTACGGGAAAAGGAGAACAATCCCAGCGGCAAAAAGGAGCTGTCTGAAGTTGAGAAAGCCAAGATCCGGGGATCGTACCTCACTGTCACGCTGCAGAGGCCCACCAAAGAGCTCCACGGGACATCCATTGTGCCCAAGCTGCAGGCCATCACGGCCTCCTCTGCCAACCTTCGCCATTCCCCCCGTGTGCTGGTCCAGCACTGCCCAGCCCGAACCCCCCAGCGCGGGgatgaggaggggctggggggagaggaggaggacgaggaggaggaggaggaggaagatgacaGTGCAGAGGAGGGGGGTGCGGCCAGGCTGAATGGCCGGGGCAGTTGGGCTCAGGATGGAGACGAAAGCTGGATGCAGCGGGAGGTCTGGATGTCTGTCTTCCGCTACCTCAGCCGCAGAGAACTTTGTGAATGTATGCGAGTGTGCAAGACGTGGTATAAATG GTGCTGCGACAAGAGACTTTGGACAAAAATTGACTTGAGTAGGTGTAAGGCTATTGTACCCCAGGCTCTCAGTGGCATCATCAAGAGGCAGCCAGTTAGCCTTGACCTCAGTTGGACCAACATCTCCAAAAAACAGCTGACATGGCTCGTCAATAGGCTGCCAG GACTGAAAGACCTCCTCCTAGCAGGCTGCTCCTGGTCTGCAGTCTCTGCCCTCAGCACCTCCAGCTGCCCCCTTCTCAGGACCCTTGATCTTCGGTGGGCAGTAGGAATCAAGGACCCTCAAATTCGGGACTTGCTGACTCCACCGGCGGATAAACCGG GCCAGGACAATCGCAGCAAGCTCCGGAACATGACCGACTTCCGGCTGGCAGGCCTTGACATCACAGACGCCACGCTTCGTCTCATCATTCGCCACATGCCCCTCCTGTCTCGACTCGACCTCAGTCACTGCAGCCACCTGACAGACCAGTCCTCCAATCTGCTCACCGCTGTTGGGTCTTCCACTCGTTACTCCCTCACAGAGCTCAACATGGCAG GTTGCAATAAACTGACAGACCAGACCCTGATCTACCTACGGCGCATCGCCAACGTCACCTTGATCGACCTTCGAGGATGCAAGCAGATCACTCGAAAAGCCTGCGAGCACTTCATCTCAGACTTGTCCATCAACAGTCTGTACTGCCTGTCTGACGAGAAGCTGATACAGAAGATCAGCTAA
- the KDM2A gene encoding lysine-specific demethylase 2A isoform X1, producing MEPEEERIRYSQRLRGTMRRRYEDDGISDDEIEGKRTFDLEEKLHTNKYNANFVTFMEGKDFNVEYIQRGGLRDPLIFKNSDGLGIKMPDPDFTVNDVKMCVGSRRMVDVMDVNTQKGIEMTMAQWTRYYETPEEEREKLYNVISLEFSHTRLENMVQRPSTVDFIDWVDNMWPRHLKESQTESTNAILEMQYPKVQKYCLMSVRGCYTDFHVDFGGTSVWYHIHQGGKVFWLIPPTAHNLELYENWLLSGKQGDIFLGDRVSDCQRIELKQGYTFVIPSGWIHAVYTPTDTLVFGGNFLHSFNIPMQLKIYNIEDRTRVPNKFRYPFYYEMCWYVLERYVYCITNRSHLTKEFQKESLSMDLELNGLESGNGDEEAVDREPRRLSSRRSVLTSPVANGVNLDYDGLGKTCRSLPSLKKTLSGDSSSDSSRGSQNGQVWDSQCSPRKDRQVHLTHFELEGLRCLVDKLESLPLHKKCVPTGIEDEDALIADVKVLLEELANSDPKLALTGVPIVQWPKRDKLKFPTRPKVRVPTIPITKPHTMKPAPRLTPVRPAAASPIVSGARRRRVRCRKCKACVQGECGVCHYCRDMKKFGGPGRMKQSCVLRQCLAPRLPHSVTCSLCGEVDQNEETQDFEKKLMECCICNEIVHPGCLQMDGEGLLNEELPNCWECPKCYQEDSSEKAQCSSTPWGPWKRGATARLFEEGNEKRKMEESDEEAVQAKVLRPLRSCDEPLTPPPHSPTSMLQLIHDPASPRGVVTRSSPGAGPSDHHSASRDERFKRRQLLRLQATERTMVREKENNPSGKKELSEVEKAKIRGSYLTVTLQRPTKELHGTSIVPKLQAITASSANLRHSPRVLVQHCPARTPQRGDEEGLGGEEEDEEEEEEEDDSAEEGGAARLNGRGSWAQDGDESWMQREVWMSVFRYLSRRELCECMRVCKTWYKWCCDKRLWTKIDLSRCKAIVPQALSGIIKRQPVSLDLSWTNISKKQLTWLVNRLPGLKDLLLAGCSWSAVSALSTSSCPLLRTLDLRWAVGIKDPQIRDLLTPPADKPGQDNRSKLRNMTDFRLAGLDITDATLRLIIRHMPLLSRLDLSHCSHLTDQSSNLLTAVGSSTRYSLTELNMAGCNKLTDQTLIYLRRIANVTLIDLRGCKQITRKACEHFISDLSINSLYCLSDEKLIQKIS from the exons GATGCCAGATCCAGACTTCACTGTGAATGATGTCAAAATGTGTGTGG GGAGTCGTCGTATGGTGGATGTCATGGATGTGAACACACAGAAAGGCATTGAAATGACCATGGCTCAGTGGACACGCTACTATGAGACCCCAGAGGAGGAGCGAGAAAAACTCTATAATGTCATCAGCTTAGAGTTTAGCCACACCAGGCTGGAGAACATGGTGCAGAGGCCCTCCACG GTGGATTTCATTGACTGGGTAGACAATATGTGGCCAAGGCATTTGAAAGAAAGTCAGACTGAATCAACAAATGCCATCTTGGAGATGCAGTATCCTAAAGTGCAGAA GTACTGTCTGATGAGTGTTCGAGGCTGCTATACTGACTTCCATGTGGACTTCGGTGGTACCTCTGTTTGGTATCATATCCATCAAGGGGGAAAG GTCTTCTGGCTCATCCCCCCTACAGCCCACAACCTGGAGCTGTACGAGAATTGGCTGCTGTCAGGGAAACAGGGAGACATCTTTCTGGGTGACCGGGTATCAGATTGCCAACGCATTGAGCTCAAGCAGGGCTATACCTTCGTCATTCCCTCAG GCTGGATTCATGCTGTGTATACTCCTACAGACACCTTGGTGTTTGGAGGCAATTTTTTGCATAGCTTCAATATCCCCATGCAGTTAAAGATATACAACATTGAAGATCGAACACGG GTTCCTAATAAGTTCCGCTATCCATTCTACTACGAGATGTGCTGGTACGTGCTGGAGCGCTATGTGTACTGCATAACCAACCGCTCTCACCTAACTAAGGAATTTCAGAAAGAGTCTCTTAGCATGG ATTTGGAGTTAAATGGGTTGGAGTCTGGAAACGGGGACGAGGAAGCAGTAGACCGAGAGCCCCGGCGCTTGAGCAGTAGACGTTCTGTCCTCACCAGCCCTGTGGCCAATGGGGTCAACCTGGATTATGATGGACTGGGCAAAACCTGCCGAAGTCTTCCAAGTCTGAAGAAAACTTTGTCTGGGGACTCATCCTCTGACTCTAGCCGGGGTTCCCAGAATGGCCAAGTGTGGGATTCCCAGTGTAGCCCCCGAAAGGACCGACAGGTGCATCTGACCCATTTTGAGCTTGAAGGCCTTCGTTGCCTTGTAGATAAATTGGAATCTCTGCCACTGCACAAGAAATGCGTCCCTACAGGGATAGAAGACGAAGATGCTCTCATTGCTGATGTGAAG GTTTTGCTGGAGGAACTTGCCAACAGTGATCCCAAGTTAGCCCTCACTGGAGTCCCTATAGTACAGTGGCCGAAAAGGGATAAG CTTAAATTCCCAACCCGGCCAAAGGTGCGGGTTCCTACTATCCCCATCACAAAGCCTCACACTATGAAACCAGCGCCGCGGTTAACACCTGTGCGCCCAGCCGCTGCTTCTCCCATCGTGTCTGGAGCCAGACGGAGACGAGTGCGATGTCGAAAATGCAAAGCCTGCGTGCAGGGAGAGTGTGGTGTTTGTCACTACTGCAGGGACATGAAGAAGTTTGGGGGGCCTGGTCGCATGAAGCAGTCCTGTGTTCTCCGGCAGTGCTTGGCA CCCAGACTGCCTCACTCTGTCACATGTTCCCTCTGTGGAGAGGTGGATCAAAATGAGGAGACACAGGACTTTGAGAAGAAACTCATGGAATGCTGTATCTGCAATGAGATTGTTCATCCTGGCTGCCTCCAG ATGGATGGAGAGGGGTTGCTTAATGAGGAATTGCCAAATTGCTGGGAGTGTCCAAAGTGCTACCAAGAGGACAGCTCAGAAAAAGCCCAG TGTTCTTCTACACCCTGGGGCCCTTGGAAAAGAGGAGCCACAGCCAGGCTGTTTGAGGAGGGAAATGAG AAGCGGAAAATGGAAGAGAGTGACGAAGAAGCCGTGCAAGCCAAAGTCCTCCGGCCCCTGCGGAGCTGCGACGAGCCCCTCACGCCCCCACCTCACTCGCCCACCTCCATGCTGCAGCTCATCCACGACCCGGCCTCCCCCCGGGGCGTGGTGACTCGGTCATCCCCTGGGGCCGGCCCCAGCGACCACCACAGTGCCAGCCGCGATGAGCGCTTCAAACGGCGGCAGTTGCTGCGGCTGCAGGCCACAGAGCGCACCATGGTACGGGAAAAGGAGAACAATCCCAGCGGCAAAAAGGAGCTGTCTGAAGTTGAGAAAGCCAAGATCCGGGGATCGTACCTCACTGTCACGCTGCAGAGGCCCACCAAAGAGCTCCACGGGACATCCATTGTGCCCAAGCTGCAGGCCATCACGGCCTCCTCTGCCAACCTTCGCCATTCCCCCCGTGTGCTGGTCCAGCACTGCCCAGCCCGAACCCCCCAGCGCGGGgatgaggaggggctggggggagaggaggaggacgaggaggaggaggaggaggaagatgacaGTGCAGAGGAGGGGGGTGCGGCCAGGCTGAATGGCCGGGGCAGTTGGGCTCAGGATGGAGACGAAAGCTGGATGCAGCGGGAGGTCTGGATGTCTGTCTTCCGCTACCTCAGCCGCAGAGAACTTTGTGAATGTATGCGAGTGTGCAAGACGTGGTATAAATG GTGCTGCGACAAGAGACTTTGGACAAAAATTGACTTGAGTAGGTGTAAGGCTATTGTACCCCAGGCTCTCAGTGGCATCATCAAGAGGCAGCCAGTTAGCCTTGACCTCAGTTGGACCAACATCTCCAAAAAACAGCTGACATGGCTCGTCAATAGGCTGCCAG GACTGAAAGACCTCCTCCTAGCAGGCTGCTCCTGGTCTGCAGTCTCTGCCCTCAGCACCTCCAGCTGCCCCCTTCTCAGGACCCTTGATCTTCGGTGGGCAGTAGGAATCAAGGACCCTCAAATTCGGGACTTGCTGACTCCACCGGCGGATAAACCGG GCCAGGACAATCGCAGCAAGCTCCGGAACATGACCGACTTCCGGCTGGCAGGCCTTGACATCACAGACGCCACGCTTCGTCTCATCATTCGCCACATGCCCCTCCTGTCTCGACTCGACCTCAGTCACTGCAGCCACCTGACAGACCAGTCCTCCAATCTGCTCACCGCTGTTGGGTCTTCCACTCGTTACTCCCTCACAGAGCTCAACATGGCAG GTTGCAATAAACTGACAGACCAGACCCTGATCTACCTACGGCGCATCGCCAACGTCACCTTGATCGACCTTCGAGGATGCAAGCAGATCACTCGAAAAGCCTGCGAGCACTTCATCTCAGACTTGTCCATCAACAGTCTGTACTGCCTGTCTGACGAGAAGCTGATACAGAAGATCAGCTAA
- the KDM2A gene encoding lysine-specific demethylase 2A isoform X2 codes for MRRRYEDDGISDDEIEGKRTFDLEEKLHTNKYNANFVTFMEGKDFNVEYIQRGGLRDPLIFKNSDGLGIKMPDPDFTVNDVKMCVGSRRMVDVMDVNTQKGIEMTMAQWTRYYETPEEEREKLYNVISLEFSHTRLENMVQRPSTVDFIDWVDNMWPRHLKESQTESTNAILEMQYPKVQKYCLMSVRGCYTDFHVDFGGTSVWYHIHQGGKVFWLIPPTAHNLELYENWLLSGKQGDIFLGDRVSDCQRIELKQGYTFVIPSGWIHAVYTPTDTLVFGGNFLHSFNIPMQLKIYNIEDRTRVPNKFRYPFYYEMCWYVLERYVYCITNRSHLTKEFQKESLSMDLELNGLESGNGDEEAVDREPRRLSSRRSVLTSPVANGVNLDYDGLGKTCRSLPSLKKTLSGDSSSDSSRGSQNGQVWDSQCSPRKDRQVHLTHFELEGLRCLVDKLESLPLHKKCVPTGIEDEDALIADVKVLLEELANSDPKLALTGVPIVQWPKRDKLKFPTRPKVRVPTIPITKPHTMKPAPRLTPVRPAAASPIVSGARRRRVRCRKCKACVQGECGVCHYCRDMKKFGGPGRMKQSCVLRQCLAPRLPHSVTCSLCGEVDQNEETQDFEKKLMECCICNEIVHPGCLQMDGEGLLNEELPNCWECPKCYQEDSSEKAQCSSTPWGPWKRGATARLFEEGNEKRKMEESDEEAVQAKVLRPLRSCDEPLTPPPHSPTSMLQLIHDPASPRGVVTRSSPGAGPSDHHSASRDERFKRRQLLRLQATERTMVREKENNPSGKKELSEVEKAKIRGSYLTVTLQRPTKELHGTSIVPKLQAITASSANLRHSPRVLVQHCPARTPQRGDEEGLGGEEEDEEEEEEEDDSAEEGGAARLNGRGSWAQDGDESWMQREVWMSVFRYLSRRELCECMRVCKTWYKWCCDKRLWTKIDLSRCKAIVPQALSGIIKRQPVSLDLSWTNISKKQLTWLVNRLPGLKDLLLAGCSWSAVSALSTSSCPLLRTLDLRWAVGIKDPQIRDLLTPPADKPGQDNRSKLRNMTDFRLAGLDITDATLRLIIRHMPLLSRLDLSHCSHLTDQSSNLLTAVGSSTRYSLTELNMAGCNKLTDQTLIYLRRIANVTLIDLRGCKQITRKACEHFISDLSINSLYCLSDEKLIQKIS; via the exons GATGCCAGATCCAGACTTCACTGTGAATGATGTCAAAATGTGTGTGG GGAGTCGTCGTATGGTGGATGTCATGGATGTGAACACACAGAAAGGCATTGAAATGACCATGGCTCAGTGGACACGCTACTATGAGACCCCAGAGGAGGAGCGAGAAAAACTCTATAATGTCATCAGCTTAGAGTTTAGCCACACCAGGCTGGAGAACATGGTGCAGAGGCCCTCCACG GTGGATTTCATTGACTGGGTAGACAATATGTGGCCAAGGCATTTGAAAGAAAGTCAGACTGAATCAACAAATGCCATCTTGGAGATGCAGTATCCTAAAGTGCAGAA GTACTGTCTGATGAGTGTTCGAGGCTGCTATACTGACTTCCATGTGGACTTCGGTGGTACCTCTGTTTGGTATCATATCCATCAAGGGGGAAAG GTCTTCTGGCTCATCCCCCCTACAGCCCACAACCTGGAGCTGTACGAGAATTGGCTGCTGTCAGGGAAACAGGGAGACATCTTTCTGGGTGACCGGGTATCAGATTGCCAACGCATTGAGCTCAAGCAGGGCTATACCTTCGTCATTCCCTCAG GCTGGATTCATGCTGTGTATACTCCTACAGACACCTTGGTGTTTGGAGGCAATTTTTTGCATAGCTTCAATATCCCCATGCAGTTAAAGATATACAACATTGAAGATCGAACACGG GTTCCTAATAAGTTCCGCTATCCATTCTACTACGAGATGTGCTGGTACGTGCTGGAGCGCTATGTGTACTGCATAACCAACCGCTCTCACCTAACTAAGGAATTTCAGAAAGAGTCTCTTAGCATGG ATTTGGAGTTAAATGGGTTGGAGTCTGGAAACGGGGACGAGGAAGCAGTAGACCGAGAGCCCCGGCGCTTGAGCAGTAGACGTTCTGTCCTCACCAGCCCTGTGGCCAATGGGGTCAACCTGGATTATGATGGACTGGGCAAAACCTGCCGAAGTCTTCCAAGTCTGAAGAAAACTTTGTCTGGGGACTCATCCTCTGACTCTAGCCGGGGTTCCCAGAATGGCCAAGTGTGGGATTCCCAGTGTAGCCCCCGAAAGGACCGACAGGTGCATCTGACCCATTTTGAGCTTGAAGGCCTTCGTTGCCTTGTAGATAAATTGGAATCTCTGCCACTGCACAAGAAATGCGTCCCTACAGGGATAGAAGACGAAGATGCTCTCATTGCTGATGTGAAG GTTTTGCTGGAGGAACTTGCCAACAGTGATCCCAAGTTAGCCCTCACTGGAGTCCCTATAGTACAGTGGCCGAAAAGGGATAAG CTTAAATTCCCAACCCGGCCAAAGGTGCGGGTTCCTACTATCCCCATCACAAAGCCTCACACTATGAAACCAGCGCCGCGGTTAACACCTGTGCGCCCAGCCGCTGCTTCTCCCATCGTGTCTGGAGCCAGACGGAGACGAGTGCGATGTCGAAAATGCAAAGCCTGCGTGCAGGGAGAGTGTGGTGTTTGTCACTACTGCAGGGACATGAAGAAGTTTGGGGGGCCTGGTCGCATGAAGCAGTCCTGTGTTCTCCGGCAGTGCTTGGCA CCCAGACTGCCTCACTCTGTCACATGTTCCCTCTGTGGAGAGGTGGATCAAAATGAGGAGACACAGGACTTTGAGAAGAAACTCATGGAATGCTGTATCTGCAATGAGATTGTTCATCCTGGCTGCCTCCAG ATGGATGGAGAGGGGTTGCTTAATGAGGAATTGCCAAATTGCTGGGAGTGTCCAAAGTGCTACCAAGAGGACAGCTCAGAAAAAGCCCAG TGTTCTTCTACACCCTGGGGCCCTTGGAAAAGAGGAGCCACAGCCAGGCTGTTTGAGGAGGGAAATGAG AAGCGGAAAATGGAAGAGAGTGACGAAGAAGCCGTGCAAGCCAAAGTCCTCCGGCCCCTGCGGAGCTGCGACGAGCCCCTCACGCCCCCACCTCACTCGCCCACCTCCATGCTGCAGCTCATCCACGACCCGGCCTCCCCCCGGGGCGTGGTGACTCGGTCATCCCCTGGGGCCGGCCCCAGCGACCACCACAGTGCCAGCCGCGATGAGCGCTTCAAACGGCGGCAGTTGCTGCGGCTGCAGGCCACAGAGCGCACCATGGTACGGGAAAAGGAGAACAATCCCAGCGGCAAAAAGGAGCTGTCTGAAGTTGAGAAAGCCAAGATCCGGGGATCGTACCTCACTGTCACGCTGCAGAGGCCCACCAAAGAGCTCCACGGGACATCCATTGTGCCCAAGCTGCAGGCCATCACGGCCTCCTCTGCCAACCTTCGCCATTCCCCCCGTGTGCTGGTCCAGCACTGCCCAGCCCGAACCCCCCAGCGCGGGgatgaggaggggctggggggagaggaggaggacgaggaggaggaggaggaggaagatgacaGTGCAGAGGAGGGGGGTGCGGCCAGGCTGAATGGCCGGGGCAGTTGGGCTCAGGATGGAGACGAAAGCTGGATGCAGCGGGAGGTCTGGATGTCTGTCTTCCGCTACCTCAGCCGCAGAGAACTTTGTGAATGTATGCGAGTGTGCAAGACGTGGTATAAATG GTGCTGCGACAAGAGACTTTGGACAAAAATTGACTTGAGTAGGTGTAAGGCTATTGTACCCCAGGCTCTCAGTGGCATCATCAAGAGGCAGCCAGTTAGCCTTGACCTCAGTTGGACCAACATCTCCAAAAAACAGCTGACATGGCTCGTCAATAGGCTGCCAG GACTGAAAGACCTCCTCCTAGCAGGCTGCTCCTGGTCTGCAGTCTCTGCCCTCAGCACCTCCAGCTGCCCCCTTCTCAGGACCCTTGATCTTCGGTGGGCAGTAGGAATCAAGGACCCTCAAATTCGGGACTTGCTGACTCCACCGGCGGATAAACCGG GCCAGGACAATCGCAGCAAGCTCCGGAACATGACCGACTTCCGGCTGGCAGGCCTTGACATCACAGACGCCACGCTTCGTCTCATCATTCGCCACATGCCCCTCCTGTCTCGACTCGACCTCAGTCACTGCAGCCACCTGACAGACCAGTCCTCCAATCTGCTCACCGCTGTTGGGTCTTCCACTCGTTACTCCCTCACAGAGCTCAACATGGCAG GTTGCAATAAACTGACAGACCAGACCCTGATCTACCTACGGCGCATCGCCAACGTCACCTTGATCGACCTTCGAGGATGCAAGCAGATCACTCGAAAAGCCTGCGAGCACTTCATCTCAGACTTGTCCATCAACAGTCTGTACTGCCTGTCTGACGAGAAGCTGATACAGAAGATCAGCTAA